The window AAATTGTTGCCGTTCTAAGGACCAGATGTGTCATACATATTTATGAACATATTAACTTCAATCTTGTATTTGTTGTTGCAATGTAGTTAATAAGTTCCATACCTATCACTGTTGCTTCCATCATAGAGGGAGATGCTCCTGCAGTCTGGAATCCATGCATCTTTATCAAGTACAGGAACCTGGAAAAATAGGAAAACCAGGAAAAAATGTtgagttagaaaaatatttacAACAGATCATATTGCACCAGAACCAACCATTGAAAAGGCAAAAATAATTACCATTTTCATACAACCTGGAGTTAGCAAGCTGTTATAGTTAAATCAGCGGAAGCAAAAACCATCACCAGCGATAGCATATTCTGAGCAGTACTTAATCTGAGTTCGTAAGCAACTATAGTTAAGTACAAACCAGCAGCTTAAAAGCCAACAGTTGAAACGAATATCACAGCTGAATCTTAAACTACACAAGAAATCTGAGAGAACTTCCTATCGAACGAGAGAATTTGTTGCTGCTATACATGCATAACATACAATATACTAATCCAAGGTTATTTTGGATCCCCAAAGTCTAGAAACAAAATACGCATTTGCAGCAGGTGAAACTAAACCACAAATCACTAATCATTGTTCAAGTATTGTTATTACACCATATAAGCATATAAGTAGGGCGTCCTGAGAGAAACAGTGGTTGCGACAAACTCGTAACCACCAATATCAACATTTGAAGCCATGGCATACTGACAAAATTATGATAAGGATCAGGGCAATAATGATGCCCAAGACAATGAGCTTAATCTTCATGTTTTGCAGCCACATCTTCCTTCTCATCTTTGTTCCCTGTTGCCGAAAATCTTGTGCCTGTCATACCAAAACATCAATAATTGCCTTAGAATAAGAGTCCGACAGCAATGCTTAAGAAGTAATAGGTGAAAATAAAAAAACCCAACTATCACCATACATAGTGTTGATTTCATAAAATTTGTAAATTGTAATAATGGATCATTCAAGGGTACCTCCTGAAGATTCATACTATGGTTATCATACCTGGGAGTGAAGATTTTCAGTCTTGTCGACAAGCAACTCAATTTTCTCCCCCCGGTCAAGAACCTAAAAAATCGAGGACAAACAAGAAACACCCTCAAATACAAATTCCTAAGCATGAACAACAGCAAGTGTGTATGAACAATCAAGAACCTTCTCAATGTTCTCCATCATAACTCCCTTGACTTCAGAAACCTGAGCCTTCACCTTGGCAAGCTTGCTAACCTCTTCTGGATGGTCAACACAGTATTGCATGTGTTCTTTAAGCTTGGACCTAATATTTCATTTTAAGGCTTCAGTACTCTTTACACATGATAGAAGGATTATTCGGAAATTTGAAGGGCAACATGATAAAGGAGTACCCAAACTCATGGCTGAGGCTATTAGTTGAAGCTGTTGCCGCTTTTCCTCCTCCATATCTTTTGCTAAAATCCTCCTTCACCCTCTCAAGAAAGGCAATAGGCACTTGCCTGACAACTGACTCAGTAGCAACAACACAGTATGCTGCagaattcaatttttcaattCAACTACAAAATACAgcttattttcaaattttgtaaGCAGAAAGTTTCAGCAATAAACAAACAACTGCATGTTAGCttgtataaaagtataaaataaTAACACCTCTTGAAGGATTGTGGCTATTTAATCTCAAGCTGGTGCAAAGAACTAATACTCAGAAGCAAGCAACAAAGAAGAAGGAAATCAAAATCAAACCTTTGAGTGCAACTGAAGCTTGCGGATTACAGCCAAGTTTACatcataaatgaaatttattGGGAGAAAAGAAAATCTAAATGCATgcctaaaaaaaaaacaaagaaggcAAAGGTTCAACCCTAAGCCAAAATTTCTAATATCCATAAAGCCATCATATTATAGCGCCAACATTAAGAGCCAGTTGAATTAGTGAATCAACAAGTGGATCAAAATTGAGGGATAAGATGGATCATccttccattttttttcttttcactttgATGAGTAAAAGGGTAAAGACAGATTTTTGAAGTGTTCAATTTAAGCATCTATCCTTGGAGAAACAACACAAAGGACATTTTTATGTCTCCCGTAATTCTTCTGTCTTTTCTATGTATATCTATCTATTCAATTCCTAATCCATTTAGGGAAAC is drawn from Zingiber officinale cultivar Zhangliang chromosome 1B, Zo_v1.1, whole genome shotgun sequence and contains these coding sequences:
- the LOC121969164 gene encoding vesicle-associated membrane protein 721-like — translated: MGQQSLIYSFVARGTVILAEYTEFTGNFKSIAAQCLQKLPASNNKFTYNCDGHTFNYLVEDGFTYCVVATESVVRQVPIAFLERVKEDFSKRYGGGKAATASTNSLSHEFGSKLKEHMQYCVDHPEEVSKLAKVKAQVSEVKGVMMENIEKVLDRGEKIELLVDKTENLHSQAQDFRQQGTKMRRKMWLQNMKIKLIVLGIIIALILIIILSVCHGFKC